GCCATCTTGAGTCGATTCGCCATCTTGGCCTCCTTCCGCGGCAATTGCCGCTAAGAAGGCCATTAGGCCAAATCGTCCGTGCTCAAGCTGGCTGGTTTTAATGCGCCGATGGGTGGCTGGTTTTAAGCGCCGACTGACAGCTCTGTGGCACTTCCGCTTACAACTAGCTTCCAAGTTGGATGGACGAAAGGTAAAATCCAACAACATCCGGTGGGTAGTTCCACCGTGGTAATCTGAGAATGCGTTAAATTCCGGAGGGTAAGCGAATGGCTAGCGGCCACACTGGAAATGTGGTGCCGGGAAACCGGTTGCGGGTTCGAGTCCCGTGCCCTCCGCTGATCGAATCTCTATTGTTTCTCGCGGGAATGCTGGCACGAAGACGGCACCTATTTGGCGGCGTTTTTTACGGGCTCGTCCGACTTATGAGGGCGGAGTTTGACGCCGTTAATGTACAAATTACTGTCATATTTGCCGTCCGGATCGTAGGTGTCGTTGGTAAAGGCGACGGAGATTACATGGTCGCCGGCGGTCAATGGGACGACGACCTGATAATCTTTGGTGTCGTCTGATGTCAGCGGCACTTCCTTGCCAAAGCTCTTTCCGTCAAAACCCAATTGGAATTTTGGAGGGATATTCTCCACTTTGGGACCCGACGTGCTGTGGGTGGGAACGCCCGTTGCCGTGTCTCCGGACGCGGAGACGATCACATCCCAATCGCCTTCGCTGGGCAGTTTGAATTTGGCTTCCGCCGAGCCATTGGTATAGAAACACAGTTTCTCGTCGTCTTCGTTATACACAAACACATCGTCGGGATTGGCGACCGTTGCAGGCGGTTTGAATTTGAAGTCTTTGAGTTGAATTTTGATGACGTCGCTTTTATCCTGATCAGCAGCCAGCGTCAACGCGACCACCGAAAACAAACTAATCGAAATCAACACGGACCAAAATGGAATGCTTTTCATCGAACCGACTCCTGGATTGGTGAACAGTCAATCAATAATCGGCAGCTATAGGCAAGGTAATTATTTCGCATCTGAACATTGCCGATTCAAATCATATTGTGAGGATGCCGGCAATCGGGGGTGAATTACATTCTTGGATGCCGTTCTAGGGCAGATCGACCTGATTGCCATCATTGCGAGCAGAAAGCTTCCAATGCACTTGAGGATCAACATTGTAGGAGATCCCGTGCACGGAACCATCGCACATCACGAAAAAGCATCCGTTGGGATGCGGGCTGCCGAAGTTGACAATGAAGGGGCTAGTGGTCACAAAGACAGTGTATGGATCGGTTTCCGAGTCTCTCAATGGTCGCCAATCGACGGCGCCATAGATAATTTTGTTCGAAGGCAAAGAGAATTGATTACTGCCAGCCCAACGAATGGTGTCCCAGTCGTAACCTTGAAACATACTTTGATCGTCGGCCGGGCAATTGCCCCCCGTGCCGGGGTAGCACTCCGGCTTGAGTGCTTTTTCACCAATTAGGTAGGTTTTTGAAAGGCCATCGGAAATTTGCCGTATCGTCACGGAACTGCCGGCATAAATGAGTCCGTTAGCTTTACTCCAGTTTGACATATTTTGAAAATAACCTAACACGTTGTAGCCATTGGTGTCGGAACCCTGAGGCGGCCCTTCGGTTTGATTTCCGCAGCAATTACCTGTGGTGTCAGTTCCTCCGTTGCCGGCATAATCGGAACGAGAACCCAAAAACGGGGCGCCGGCCGCAGGCGTAGCATTCCAAATAGTGCCGTTGGCCACAGGTGCGACGGTCGGTCCGCGTCGTGTCGGACAATTGAACGACGACACGATTTGAGCTTGCATCACGGCCAGGGCATTGTATTTGGCGGTGCCTGATAGTCCCCGGCCATAATCGCGCAGTCCTCTTTCTTCTAAAAATGGCAGGAGGGAATAGGCCCAACCCCCCGGTTGCTGTAGGCCATATCCGCGATCTGGGTCGCCAACCCAGCTCCAACCCCAGCCGCCGGTGGGAAAGAATTTTTGCGCGTCCAAATGTGTTTGCGCGGCCAACCCCAACTGCTTCAGATTGTTTTCGCATTGCGAACGCCGCGCTGCTTCTCGCGCAGCCTGCACAGCCGGCAACAAAAGGGCAATGAGAATGCCGATAATGGCGATGACGACCAGTAATTCGACCAGCGTAAATGCAGGGTGATGCGTGCAGGCTGCGGCCCGATGGCGGCGCTTGCAGCAAGTCCGTCGAAGCGACATTGATTTCCGTATCCAGGACATCAAGAACATGCATTTCTCCCCACCGACAGAATCATCCAGGCGAAAGCCCCCACTTTCGCCCGCCAGCTTGGCCCATCTCAGTGCTGCGAATCCTTAAGTCTTGCCAAAGACTGACAGCCCCGGCTTGGCCCCGAATTTCCGTTGCTGGTTTTTAGTCCAGCGGCGTGGCGGCAATTCCATACATCGCCCGCGCACCTTTCATAGTTCCCATCGCTCCCAAAGTGATTGTTTCCGGAGTTTCACAACGCCGGCGCCAGACGGAGAAAATGCGATCGATACTTTCTCCCCCGCCGACACCCAGAGAATGCTTGGTATCTCCTTTCCACCACGGCCCTTCATCCAGGCCGATGTCGATTCCCGTGTTTTCAAATTGATCGGTGAGCCAATCGGGAGGCTTAACGCGACGATCAAACAACACATATACGATGGCTGGCCTGGCTAACTGAACCGTGATCACCAGATTATTGATATACCGATAATCGTTGCAGGTGCGGACATAATCGGCATGCAACAAAAAGTCGGGCAATCCATCCGACGTCAAGCCGTTCCACTCGTGCGGACACTCAACGTATGCCTTACAATCGTCTTCCAAGCCGTGGGGCGTAATTTGATAATACGTGGGCGAGTCCGCGGAGGGAATGTTGTCGTGAATCGACTTGAACGTGGTATCGCTCCAAGAAGGCGGCGATTGAGTCGACCAATTGTCGCCGTGCGGGTCGCTGCGGACTTCCGTGATCCGATCCATCGAACCTTGGTTGTCCACCGTCACACCTTCACCCTGGCTCAAGCGTTTTTGCGAAACCGCTGAAGGCACCGTGGGTAGCAGATCGACTTGTCCTTCAAAAACCACCACGTCAGTCGATCCGCCGGGACGAGCGACCACGCCAAATTTTGTACCTAAGTCGATGACGTTGACATTGGACGTCTCGATGCTGAAGCCGTGAGCCCACTCCGGCACATGCGCGGTGGCTTGCCCCTGATCGAGTTTTACCAGCATATCGGAAACGATTCGCATCGAGGCAGGGCCACTAACCCACATGGTCGCGCCGGAGCGAAAACGCAGCGTCAAACGCCCAGATTTCATTTCCAGCTTACCGGGCACAACATGCACTGGATCCAGCAACGCCGAACAGCTTTCCGACAAGATCACTAGATTGCTATCGACCACTTCAGCGACCGCTAGTTGGCTAAGGTTCGCCTGACGGATTTTATACCACCCGAGGCCGGCGGACATCATCAAAAAAACTGCGGCTGCCGCCCACATCCAGCGCTTTGCCACCATCCGCAAGATTCGGTTCGGAAGCGATTCCGTCGGCATGTTCAAGGGAAAGATGGCCGTCGGTACCCGCGGAATTGCCGCGCCAGATTGATCGCATTGCCATTGCAACAGGCTATGCGTGCGAATTTGCTCCACCAATGATTCGACCAGTACCGGGTTACGGTCAACCAGCTGGATGAATTCCTGCTGCTGCTGGTCATTGTAGGACTTATCGAGAATACAATCGAGCAGTTCAAACAGTTTTGATTGCGCGGCGTCCATTATGGCACCTCCGCAATTAAAGTGGTTTGAATGCAGCGACCTAGCGAATGTCGAATCCGATACAAACGGGCAGAGATCTGATTGGTTGTTTGACCTAAACGAGCGGCGATTGTCTTGACCGACATTTTTTCCACGTAGCGCTCACGAATCAGCCGTCCCTGCTCAGAATCTAGCTTTTCCAAACAGCTTCGCAATGCCACCAGGCGGGTGTCGGCCGGGGTGGAATCGCGAACATAGGTGTCGCTAATGATTTGCACCATTTCGTCGCTTAACACCATCCGCGAGCGGCGTCTACTTTTACGAAACGCCAAAACCCGTTGAAAGGCAAAACCGTACGCCCAAGGGAGAAACGGCTGCGCGTTATCAAAGTCCTTCAGGCGCGCCCACAGGTCAAGGTTTGTATCTTGCAGCACGTCAATTGCTGACGAATCACCCATCAGCAACGTGTTAATGTATATAAACATATCGCGCTGATGAGCCGTCAGCAATTCGATGAATCGCGTGGCCGGATCCTGAGCCGCCGCCTGATCTGCGATATGACTTATATCCTGCCCTGGGTTGATCCCAGGTTTTGGCATCTCATTCTCTGCCATTCAACCATTCCTCGACCCACACTATTTATAAAGGAAAACCGCTCCCGGCTAACCCCGGGGCCAGCCGAGAGCGGTTGGGGGGGCAAAATCAATCGGTTGCAACCAAATGTTTAAACTAGCTAAATTTCCAATGCGCTAGAAACCAATGCTCTAGAAACCATTGCCACGCACTCTAGCGCCCAAACAAACTATCCTGAGCTACTTAACTCACAAGGCAGAAAAAAGAGTGCGACGTACGGATCGGATGGTTCTTAAACACGGCAAAAAACATCCAAATGACCCTGGCATACAAACGTTTGACCTAAAATAATCTCAGCCGATAGAACGCAAATCTTACGAAAAAAATAAAAAATCTTCTAAATTTGATAACCCAAAAACGCTTTTCCACAAATCGCGTCAAGCATACGTTAGCGGGGAAAGCAACTGATTTGCCATCGCAAGCGGTTAAGCTAGCAAGAAATCATCCAGGGGAATTCGTTGTGTATTGATGCGACCGAGTGTTTTTTGGCTTTGGCTGAATTGAATTTGATGAGCCAAAACGGCAACGCTGGATCACTTTTGAATCCCCTGTACCCAACGAGAATCCGAAAAAATGGAAAAATATTGCTAAAATATAAAATATCTTCGTCAGATTTTGGTTGGATCGGCTGAGAATAGTTACGAGGCAACAAAGTATGCTTGGTGTCCGGATTGCGTAAATGTTCGGGGTTGCATGGCTTGCTTGGCAAGCTGCCCGCTTGGTCGGGCATTTCAGTGAGGCATTCATCATTGACGATATCCGCAGGAAGAACTGTGGGTAAAGCACCTATACTGGGGGAGATGATATGAAACATCGCAGATTTGGTTTTGCGATCGTGTGTGGGGTTGCTGCCATGGTTTTTGGTGTGCGAGGCGCCCAGGCCGATGTATTGGAATCGTGGGAAAACACGTCGGATCCAACTTTTGATGGCTGGTCCATTCCGCCGTCATACAGCACGACTAACTACGCCAATTTCTCCGCTTCTTATAACACTACCTACGGCGTCACTAACGGTCTTGCGTCGGTCGCCGTTGCCAGTACCCCGGCAAACGATGCTAGTATGTCTCCCTCCGGTCCAAATTACGGTCAGATGATTGCCAACGAAGGAAGCCAGGCTTGGACGACTATGTTGTCCCACGCCGCGGGGCTGTCGTTCGACGTGTATTTACCGCCAGGTTCGTTCGGCTATTACACGCAATTTGACTTGGACTTAAATAACGCTGACGCAGGATACACCAGTATCGATTCATATCATTATCTTGCCGCCAATAATGGTGCCGAAACCACGATGAAATTCTACTTCCAGTACCCGGCGGTATATGAGTCACTCTGGGGTACCACTGACTACAACAACATCAATGCGTCCAACGCGGCGTATCAAGCATTGCTGGCTACTTCCACGCACCAAACTGGGATTTTCATCCAGATGGGTGGTGGTTATTCCGCCGGCCCTCCTGTTAATGAAACCGCATATTTCGACAATGTGCAAATTTTTTATGAACTGGGCGATTTTAATTTTGATCATCACGTCGATGCCGGTGACATTATTGCCATGGAGCAAGCCCTGGCGAACCCCGCCGCCTACGAAGCCACCAATGACTTGACCAACAACGATCTGCTGGAAATTGGCGACCTCAACGGCGATGGCAAAGTGAACAATGCCGATTTGCAATATTTGATCAGCTATTTAAACTTTGGCGAGGGGAGCCTTTCCAGGGCGGTCCCCGAGCCGGCGTCGCTAATGTTGCTCGGCCTGGCCGCACCGGCTTTGGCCGCTGTCGCACATCGGCGCCGAAAGAAGCTGATGAGTCAAAGCTAATTATTTCGGCTTCCGTTTTAGTAAGCCCAGCCCAAAAAAACTGGAGAAATTTACAACAAAAACTCATTGCAGATAGGCAGGCACACTGAGGGGCGAAGCTTACGGACCGGAGAAGAGGTACGCGAGCGATCGCAACCCAGTGAATGGATTCCCTGGTTGGCTACAACATGATGGCGCGCAACTGTGTATTTCCCCGTCGGGGGGAGAGGGAATTCGTTCTATGAACATTAGAAGTTATCTATTGGCAATTGTGGCAATGGTGGCATCGCTGGTGGCGAGTCAGTTGAAGGCCCAATTGGTTGAGTCTTGGGAAAACACCTTGGATGGTTGGTCGGTGCCGCCGTCGTACAACCTGCAAAATGGCTCTGGTCAGTTTGGACCCATAACAACCGGTTTTGACACGTCCAACGGTGTCACTAACGGCACCTACAGTTTGGCCATTACGGGAACCGGCACAGGTGGCTCAAATTATGGCCAAGTATTGGCCTCGCCAAGCACGAACGCAATGACTGCACTGTTGGCCAATGCGCAATCGCTAAGTCTGGATGTGTACACACCTGGCGGATCTTTTGGCTATTATTTGCAGTTTGACTTCGACATCAACAACGCCGACACCGGGTTTCAATCGCTTGATGCGTACAGCTATCCAGGAACAAGTATTGGATCGGAGACAACGTTCACTGTCCCCATTTCCGCAAGCCTTCGATCCACGTTGTCAACTTCGACCAATCCAACCGAGATCGATATACAAATAGGTGGCGGCAACACTACAGGAAACAATACGATGTACTTGGATAATCTGCGCCTTACGCCTGTTCCGACGCCCGAACCGGCATCGCTGGCATTGCTGGGTCTGGGCGGCTTAGGTTTGCTGGGCATGGCGATGCGTCGGGGCCGCCGGTAATCAATCGTTGTGGTTTTTTGAATTCCCTCAAGCGGGCGCACCTGGTACCAGGCGCGCCCGTTTTTGTTGACTTTAAACGCAACGGTCGGATTTAGGAGGAGGAGAGAAGAATGCAGCGGATTACGTGCGTGCGCTGGCCGGTAAAGGGCTGCTATGATCGCGAGGCCGCCCCCGCTGACTCAGTCAATAGCTTTGCATGGCGTTCGACGATTGCAATCCTTTTGAGCCTGGCAGCTACGTCCCAGGCCCAGGTGCTGTTAACGGTCAACGGCTCCCAATCCCAGGCAATTTCTCCGTATATTTACGGGACGAATGATCCTACCGTCGTTCCTGACGCCACGTTTGTGCGCTTGGGAGGCAACCGCTGGACGGCGTACAACTGGACGAACAACGCATCCAACGCCGGTTCGGATTATCTTTTTGAAAGCGACGGCTTACTGAGCAGCAGCAACACGCCCGGTGCAGCCGTCCTGCCGACTTTGCAGGCAGACAAGGCTACTGGCGCGGCCACGCTGCTGACGATTCCCACGAATGGTTACGTGGCGGCGGACAAAAATCACGGCGGCGACATCCGCTATAACGGCAACTATTGGAACGGATCGACGTGGGTTTCCGGAACGTATAACCCCAATTATTTGGCGGAGCATTTTTATCAGGAATTCCCCAACGCCGCAGCGAATACCGGTAATGTGCCCAACGCGGTATACCAGGATCAGTTCGTGAATTGGGTGAATACAAACGCTCCCGGTCAGCAGGTGGTTTACGACCTGGATAATGAACCTTCCGCATGGTCTTCAACTCACCTGGAAGTGCATCCGGCCAACGCAACCTATCAAGAGCTGGACAACGACGCCATCAATTACGGCGGCGCGATCAAAGCCGTGGCGCCAAATGCCCTGGTGTTCGGCGCGGTCAATTACGGCTGGCAAGGGATGGTCGCCCTCGGAAATCAACCCGCTGATTCGACCATCAACGACACCATTTTGAATTTTCAAGCCTCGTATTTAAAGTCCTTGAACGCGGCTAGCCAAGCGGCCGGCAAACGGCTGCTTGATGTTCTGGATTTTCATTGGTATCCCGAGGCGCAAGGCACCAACGGGGTGCGGATCACCAGCGGTACCGACGACACGGCTCCCACGGTCGCCGCCCGACTGCAGGCTGCGCGATCCTTGTGGGACCCCAGCTATGTGGAAAACAGTTGGATCACCCAGTATTCCACTCCTTACGAACCGTCCGGCTCACCAGCGCAGTTTAAGACTGCGGCTATTCAATTGTTGCCGCGGGAACAGGCGATTATCAACGAATACAATCCGGGCACGAGGCTTTCCATCAGCGAGTACGAATATGGTGGCGGAAGCGACATTTCCGGCGGCGTGGCGGAGGCCGACGTGTTGGGTGTGTACGGGGAAAAAGGCGTATTCTCTGCAGCGTGGTGGGGGGACGGCGCGCCTAACGACCATTACATTACGTCGGCGTTCAACATGTATTTGAATTACGACGGCCACGGGCACAAATTCGGCAACACCTCCATCGGCGCAAGCGCCAGCGATGTATCCAAGGCGTCAGTATATGCCAGCGAGGATGCCGGCAACCCAAATCGCATGGTGATTGTGCTCGTCAATAAAAGTACGACCGGTTCGCAAGTGGCTGCGCTGAATTTTTCCAACGTAGCGCAGTTTTCGCTAGCCGACGCCTACCAGTTAACCTCGGCGTCGTCGAATATTGCCCACGTCAATTTGCTCAATAGCTCGCCGCTGGCGTGGACCGGGGCTAGCTCGCTGAACTACACGATGCCGGTCGAGTCTGTCACAACGCTCGTGCTGGTCAAGCCGCAATTGGGCGATGTGAATCTTGACGGCCAGGTGAACGGCGCCGATTTGCAAGCGATGCTTGGTATTTTGAAAAATGAAGGTAGTTATGAATCGGCCCACAATCTGACGGATGCAAACCTGGTGACGCTTGGCGACATTAGCCACGACGGCAAGTTCAATGCCGCTGACATCGCCGCAATGGAAACTTACTTGGCCAACGGAGCGGCCGGGAATGGCGACTTCGCCGCCGTGCCCGAACCGAATGCCTTTTGTCTGTTGCTGGGGCTGAATGGTGGGTGGTTGATATTTCGCTGCGACAAAATCAGGCATGACACGCCGCGTGTAGATCAAGCTCGGATGATGACAACCCATTTAACGAATTTCTCATTTGATGAAAGCGTAAAAGAGCGATGAGTAGTGAACGTCGTCGAACCACTTGCCAAGTTTTCTGGAAAAAGTTATTTGAGGCAATTCGCAGATTGCCGGCCATGTCGTGGTTGGCCCGCTGGTATAGTTTGAAACCAGGCTCGATGAGGTTCTTCGTCGCCGCTGGGTGCGCGGTCTTGATTGTGACGCGCATATCGGCAGCGGAGTCGCCGCGCGAGCATCTTTTGCTCGATGCCAACTGGAAATTTCATCTGGGCGACGACTGGCCGGGCGCACTGCATTTGGACAAGGCCGGTGTTGCAGGCGGTCCAGCCTCGGACAAATTATTCAGCGACGTGACGTGGCGGACAGTGAATTTGCCGCACGATTGGGCGGTGGAATTGCCGTTCGACCGTGCCGCCGACGCAAGCCACGGCTTCAAGCCAGTCGGTCCCGGTTATGATAAAACCAGCATCGGCTGGTATCGACGCACATTTGATTTGCCGGCGTCGGATTCCGGCAAGCGAATCTGGCTGACGTTCGACGGCGTGTTTCGTGACGCGACAGTTTGGGTTAACGGCTGGCTCGTGAAACGACACGAGGGGGGTTACTATCCTTTTCGTGAGGACATTACCGATGTTGTGCATTTTGGAGGTAGGAATCTAGTCGCTGTAAGAGTAGATGCTACAAAATTCGAGGGCTGGTTCTACGAAGGTGCAGGTATCTATCGTCACGTGTGGTTGGACAAGACTGCTCCCGTGGCGATCGGTCCCGATGGGGTGTTTGTCTATTCCAAATTTGAAAAAAACGTTCCGTCGGAACAGGCGGAAATAAGTGTGGAAGCAAGCTTGCTCAACTCACTACCGAATCCAGCCACGGCTGTCGTGAGCTGTGAGGTTGTGTCTCCGGAAGGCGAGACAGTGGCCCGCTTTAAAAACTCCGCAGAATTAGCGCGCGAATCGCAGAGTATGGTGACCTTCAGTTCGAAGCTTTCTTCGCCGGTTCTTTGGTCGCCGGAATCGCCCAAGCTATACAAGCTGCTTACCACCGTTTCAGTGGCCGACAAAACCGTTGACCAAACGGAAATCATGTTCGGCATTCGAACGGTCGGTTTCGATACCAAAAACGGCTTTTTACTGAATGGCAAACCCTACGAACTGTACGGTACATGCAACCACCAGGACCACGCAGGCGTGGGTTCAGCCCTCCCCGATGCATTGCAGGAATTTCGCGTTAAGAAATTGAAAGAATTCGGGTGCAACGCGATTCGCACCGCACATAATCCACCGACGCCGGAATTGCTCGATGCCTGCGATCGGCTCGGTATGTTGGTCATGGACGAGAGCCGGCTGCTCGGCAGCGATTCGGAGAATCTCCGCAAGTGGAATGACCAAATCCGCCGTGACCGAAATCACCCGTGCGTCGCCATTTGGAGCATTGCCAACGAGGAATTTGCCGTGCAGGACTCGCCGCAAGGCACGGCGGTCGCAAATACGATGCAAAACCTTGCCAAGCATCTCGATCCAACGCGACCCGTCACTTACGCAGCGCCGGAAGGCGACAATTTTTGGGGCATTAACAGTGTGATCGAAGTGCGCGGCTGGAATTATCATCCGGGCCCGGACATGGACAAGTATCACGCCGAACATCCAATCCAGCCTAACGTCGGCACGGAACAGGCGAGCACGACCTGCACGCGAGGAATCTATGAAATGAATACCGCGCGCGGCTACGTCCCCGCTTATGATCACACACCTAGTCAATGGGCACAAAGCGCGGAATCTTGGTGGAGTTGGTTTGCGGACCGTCCTTGGCTGTCGGGCGGCTTTGTATGGACGGGTTTTGATTATCGTGGCGAACCTACGCCATACGGTTGGCCATGCATTAACTCACACTTTGGCATTCTCGACACATGCGGTTTTCCAAAGGATGATTTTTATTACTACCAATCCTGGTGGACGACCAAACCCGTGCTGCATCTGTTGCCGCATTGGAACTGGCCCGGCAAAGAAGGCCAGGTAATCCGCGTGGATGCTTACAGTAACTGCAAGCAGGTCGAGCTTTTCCTAAATGGGACATCACTCGGCAGGCAGGACATGAAGCCTAATTCCAAGCTGACATGGAACGTGAATTATGCTCCAGGAACGTTGAGCGCCAAGGGCTTCGATTCAAACGGCAACGTTGTCGCCGATGCGGAGGAGGAAACCGTCGGAGAACCCGTACGGATTCAGCTCACCCCCGACAGAGAAAGCATCAATGCCGATGGCGAGGACGCGGCGGTGTTCGCAGTGGCCGTGCTCGATCGGCAAGGGCGCTTCGTACCGACGGCGCAGAACAAAATTGACTTTGCCCTCGAAGGGCCGGGTAAGATTGTCGGCGTGGGCAACGGGGATCCTAGCAGCCACGAGCCGGATGTGTTCATTCAAGATGTGCCCGTGAATACCATTCCGGTGAACGACTGGCGCTGGACGCTGTTGAAAATCTCCGAAGACGACACGGTGTCGCCGGAATGTGCGAAGGATTTTAATGACTCAGATTGGAAAATCCTCAAACCAAAAGCTAGCGGTAACGAATCGACAATTAAAACGGAAAACACCACGGCGATTTACCGTGCACATTTTCTGTTAAGCGATCAAGATTTGAGCAATCCCGAATTACAAATTCACTTTACTGGCTGCGACGATGACGGCTGGTATTTCGTGAATGGCCAATTCGTTGGCGAATCGCACGACTGGTCGGCACAGCCAACGTTCGACATCAAGAAATTCCTGCACGCCGGCGACAATGTCGTCGCCGTTAAAGTAAAAAATAGCTTCGGCGAGGGTGGCTTAAACCCAAATGTGACCGTGGAGATGATCGGGAAGGCGAGCGTTCCACCTTGGTCGCGCAGCTTATTTAACGGTTGGGCAGAAATCATTGTGCAATCCACGCGAGAAGCGGGCGAATTCAAATTGACCGCCACCTCTGAAGGTCTTGCACCGGCTTCGGCATTCGTACACATGCGGTCGTGTCCACCGCGTCCATACGTGCCCTGAGTCGCTCATCCAAACCCAGGAAATCCAAACCTATGCTGCTGAATCGAATCAAACGGCTCATATTGGCTCTGTTCTGCGCACTTGTACCGGCAATAGGAACAGCTCAAACCAGCTCTTTCCAGTTCCAACTGCCGATCGCCAAAGGGCCGTTTGTCGGCACGATGGACTCGCTGAAGAATTACAGCTGCCCGGAGTGGTTTCGCGATGCCAAATTTGGCATCTGGGCGCATTGGGGACCGCAGTCGGTACCGATGGAGGGCGATTGGTATGCCCGCAAAATGTATCAGCAGGGGGATCCCGACTATGAAGATCATCTCAAGCGTTGGGGCCATCCTTCCACGAACGGTTGGAAGGACATCATCCCGCTTTGGAAAGCCGAGAATTGGGATCCCGACAAGCTGATGGCACTCTACAAAAAAGCGGGTGCGAAATACTTCGTCAGCATGGCTTCCCACCACGACAATTTTTTCTTATGGGATTCCAAACTGCACTCCTGGAATTCCGTGCAGATGGGGCCGCACCGCGATGTGGTCGGGGATTGGCAGAAGGCCGCGAAGAAGTACGGCTTGCCCTTTGGCGTGTCTGAACATTTGGGCGCCAGCTTCACTTGGTTCCAAACCAGCCACGACGCCGACAAGACCGGACCCTTAGCTGGAGTTCCCTACGACGGGGCAAATTCGAAAAATTGGGATCTCTATCACTCTCCCGCCGAACCGGGCGATAACTACTGGGGCTACTCGAAAAATCAGCGGTGGCAGCAAGAGTGGTTCAACGAAATCGAAGAGTTGGTGGACAATTACAAGCCCGATCTGCTTTACACCGACGGCGGTGTGGCTTTTGGCAACGAAGTCGGTCTAAGCCAGATTGCCAATTTTTACAATATCAATGCTGCCTGCCACGGGGGCATCTGCGAAGCCGTCTATACGTGCAAACAGCCTTCTGATGGACGCTGGGTGCATGACTACGAACGTGGCGTGAACTCTGGAATCGATCCCTATCCGTGGCAAACGGATACGTCCATCGGCGATTGGTTCTACAACAAGCATTGGAAATACCGCCCTGTCAAATGGGTGGTCGACATGCTCGTCGACATCGTCAGCAAGAACGGGAATCTGTTGCTCAACGTGGTACAGCGGCCGGACGGCTCGCTCGATCCTGAAGTGGAGACCATGCTGCAGCAACTCGGCGAGTGGACTGCTGCAAATGGTGAAGCCATTTATGGTACTCGACCATGGTTGCGATATGGAGAAGGGAGGGCGCTAACCGGCGGCGGCTCCTTCAAGGAAGATTTTCATTACAGTGATAAGGACATTCGCTTTACGACCAAAGGCAATACACTTTACGCAATTGCGCTGGGCTGGCCAGAAGAAGGAAAACTTGTCATCAGGTCGCTCGCCAGAACTGACGAGGCGGCACAAAACTCAATTGAGAAGGTTGAATTGCTCGGCGGTGATGGCGAGTTGAAATTCAGCCAGACGGCAAATGGCCTAGCTGTGGAATTACCCGGTCCGAAATTGAGTGAACTTACCTGTGCGTTGCGAATCACCGGCAGCAATTTGAAACCTGCGCC
The genomic region above belongs to Pirellulales bacterium and contains:
- a CDS encoding carbohydrate-binding domain-containing protein produces the protein MKSIPFWSVLISISLFSVVALTLAADQDKSDVIKIQLKDFKFKPPATVANPDDVFVYNEDDEKLCFYTNGSAEAKFKLPSEGDWDVIVSASGDTATGVPTHSTSGPKVENIPPKFQLGFDGKSFGKEVPLTSDDTKDYQVVVPLTAGDHVISVAFTNDTYDPDGKYDSNLYINGVKLRPHKSDEPVKNAAK
- a CDS encoding DUF1559 domain-containing protein; protein product: MSLRRTCCKRRHRAAACTHHPAFTLVELLVVIAIIGILIALLLPAVQAAREAARRSQCENNLKQLGLAAQTHLDAQKFFPTGGWGWSWVGDPDRGYGLQQPGGWAYSLLPFLEERGLRDYGRGLSGTAKYNALAVMQAQIVSSFNCPTRRGPTVAPVANGTIWNATPAAGAPFLGSRSDYAGNGGTDTTGNCCGNQTEGPPQGSDTNGYNVLGYFQNMSNWSKANGLIYAGSSVTIRQISDGLSKTYLIGEKALKPECYPGTGGNCPADDQSMFQGYDWDTIRWAGSNQFSLPSNKIIYGAVDWRPLRDSETDPYTVFVTTSPFIVNFGSPHPNGCFFVMCDGSVHGISYNVDPQVHWKLSARNDGNQVDLP
- a CDS encoding FecR family protein encodes the protein MDAAQSKLFELLDCILDKSYNDQQQQEFIQLVDRNPVLVESLVEQIRTHSLLQWQCDQSGAAIPRVPTAIFPLNMPTESLPNRILRMVAKRWMWAAAAVFLMMSAGLGWYKIRQANLSQLAVAEVVDSNLVILSESCSALLDPVHVVPGKLEMKSGRLTLRFRSGATMWVSGPASMRIVSDMLVKLDQGQATAHVPEWAHGFSIETSNVNVIDLGTKFGVVARPGGSTDVVVFEGQVDLLPTVPSAVSQKRLSQGEGVTVDNQGSMDRITEVRSDPHGDNWSTQSPPSWSDTTFKSIHDNIPSADSPTYYQITPHGLEDDCKAYVECPHEWNGLTSDGLPDFLLHADYVRTCNDYRYINNLVITVQLARPAIVYVLFDRRVKPPDWLTDQFENTGIDIGLDEGPWWKGDTKHSLGVGGGESIDRIFSVWRRRCETPETITLGAMGTMKGARAMYGIAATPLD
- a CDS encoding sigma-70 family RNA polymerase sigma factor, which encodes MAENEMPKPGINPGQDISHIADQAAAQDPATRFIELLTAHQRDMFIYINTLLMGDSSAIDVLQDTNLDLWARLKDFDNAQPFLPWAYGFAFQRVLAFRKSRRRSRMVLSDEMVQIISDTYVRDSTPADTRLVALRSCLEKLDSEQGRLIRERYVEKMSVKTIAARLGQTTNQISARLYRIRHSLGRCIQTTLIAEVP
- a CDS encoding dockerin type I repeat-containing protein — translated: MKHRRFGFAIVCGVAAMVFGVRGAQADVLESWENTSDPTFDGWSIPPSYSTTNYANFSASYNTTYGVTNGLASVAVASTPANDASMSPSGPNYGQMIANEGSQAWTTMLSHAAGLSFDVYLPPGSFGYYTQFDLDLNNADAGYTSIDSYHYLAANNGAETTMKFYFQYPAVYESLWGTTDYNNINASNAAYQALLATSTHQTGIFIQMGGGYSAGPPVNETAYFDNVQIFYELGDFNFDHHVDAGDIIAMEQALANPAAYEATNDLTNNDLLEIGDLNGDGKVNNADLQYLISYLNFGEGSLSRAVPEPASLMLLGLAAPALAAVAHRRRKKLMSQS